A DNA window from Pseudomonas sp. B21-056 contains the following coding sequences:
- a CDS encoding alginate export family protein produces the protein MVTKTRLSRTLLAFGLPLTTQAALAGYTFEDGNLKGEVNVTAGGAAISTRNVNFGAGRVDMRNRKNGGSKIDWQEFYVKPGVKLEYALEPDFSLLAGGSLVGATTFGDGDAGGFTRSSDGEVATEELYGGFRAGEWTFTAGRQNYMIGTGFIVMDGNLDQLKDGAYWLAPRSAFKDSAVLAWEHGALKTQAFTLRTDDDLGDFRMTGANLDYNLDDQVTLGAMAMKVNSLGPKGATPLRRDGMQVYNLRALNAKVPGLPALTLNAEYALQRGNGEGVDYDAKAWYGQADYAFDTLPLTPIIGYRYTSFSGDDNLADNRQKSWDPLSKGYVDWGTWLVGDVVGNYLLFNSNENVQQFSLRTHLNEALTLGAIHYQFWLDEKNYMGTAVSARRFADESVVFLDWAPSKALLTSLSYNWVKPMAAAKQVFGDDQKFSALEFSFTYRY, from the coding sequence ATGGTTACCAAGACGCGTCTGTCTCGTACGCTCTTAGCGTTCGGACTCCCCTTGACCACCCAGGCCGCGCTGGCGGGCTACACCTTCGAGGACGGCAACCTCAAGGGTGAAGTCAACGTCACCGCCGGCGGTGCGGCCATTTCCACGCGCAACGTCAACTTTGGCGCTGGCCGTGTCGACATGCGCAACCGCAAGAATGGCGGCAGCAAAATCGACTGGCAGGAGTTCTACGTCAAGCCCGGCGTCAAGCTGGAATACGCCCTGGAGCCGGACTTCAGCCTGCTGGCCGGCGGCTCGCTGGTCGGGGCGACGACCTTCGGTGATGGCGATGCCGGCGGTTTCACCCGCAGTTCCGATGGCGAGGTGGCCACCGAAGAACTCTACGGTGGTTTCCGGGCCGGAGAGTGGACATTCACCGCCGGCCGCCAGAACTACATGATCGGCACCGGCTTCATCGTCATGGACGGCAACCTCGACCAGCTCAAGGACGGCGCCTACTGGCTTGCGCCGAGAAGCGCCTTCAAGGATTCGGCGGTGCTGGCCTGGGAGCATGGCGCGCTGAAAACCCAGGCATTCACCTTGCGCACCGACGATGATCTGGGCGACTTCCGGATGACCGGGGCCAACCTGGATTACAACCTCGACGACCAGGTGACGCTGGGGGCCATGGCCATGAAGGTCAATTCCCTCGGCCCAAAGGGCGCCACGCCGCTGCGCCGGGACGGCATGCAGGTCTATAACCTGCGGGCGCTCAACGCCAAGGTGCCGGGCCTGCCGGCGCTGACACTCAATGCCGAATATGCGTTGCAACGCGGCAATGGCGAAGGCGTCGACTACGATGCCAAGGCCTGGTACGGGCAGGCGGACTACGCCTTCGATACCTTGCCGTTGACGCCGATCATCGGTTACCGCTACACAAGTTTTTCCGGTGACGACAACCTCGCGGACAATCGCCAGAAGTCCTGGGACCCGCTCAGCAAAGGCTATGTCGACTGGGGAACCTGGTTGGTGGGCGATGTCGTCGGCAACTACCTGCTGTTCAACAGCAACGAAAACGTTCAGCAGTTTTCCCTCAGGACCCACCTCAACGAAGCACTGACCCTGGGGGCGATCCACTATCAATTCTGGCTGGACGAAAAAAACTACATGGGGACTGCGGTCAGTGCGCGGCGTTTTGCCGATGAGAGTGTCGTTTTCCTTGATTGGGCACCTTCGAAAGCATTGTTGACGTCGCTGTCCTATAACTGGGTCAAGCCGATGGCAGCGGCCAAGCAGGTGTTTGGCGACGATCAGAAGTTCAGTGCGCTGGAATTCTCTTTTACCTATCGCTATTAA
- a CDS encoding polyamine ABC transporter substrate-binding protein — protein MNKFLRNTLLSGLVSCLVSGAAMADERTVRIYNWIEYLPPEILKSFQEETGIRPIYDVFDSVETLQSKLLTGNSGYDVVYPSSSNVSHLIAAGAVQPLDRSQLPNWQHLDPEFMKSLEAVGDSGNRYAVPYLWGTTLIGYNVDKVRNVLGADVQMNTWDIIFNEENLSKLASCGVGFLDAANEIVPIALHYKGLDPNSQKREDYPQAQAAMLKIRPYINYFSSSRYGMDLANGDVCVAVGWSGGVALAKQLADAAGKGVKVAMALPKEGAPVWSDVMMVPSNAPHTKEAYEFINYILRPDVIARISNRIGYPNPNKDATALVDAEIRNNPAMYIPDEARKTLFPLEPMPASVERIRTRTWTTIKTHQ, from the coding sequence ATGAACAAGTTTTTGCGCAACACATTGCTGAGTGGCTTGGTTTCCTGCCTGGTCAGTGGCGCTGCCATGGCCGACGAGCGCACGGTGCGGATCTATAACTGGATCGAGTACTTGCCGCCGGAAATCCTGAAAAGCTTCCAGGAAGAGACCGGCATCCGCCCGATCTATGACGTTTTCGACAGTGTCGAGACCCTGCAGTCCAAGCTGCTGACCGGCAACTCCGGGTATGACGTGGTGTATCCGAGCAGCTCCAACGTCAGCCACCTGATCGCCGCCGGTGCCGTCCAGCCCCTCGATCGCAGCCAGTTGCCCAACTGGCAGCACCTGGACCCCGAGTTCATGAAGTCCCTGGAAGCCGTTGGTGACTCCGGTAACCGCTACGCCGTGCCGTATCTTTGGGGCACCACGTTGATTGGCTATAACGTCGACAAGGTTCGCAACGTGCTCGGCGCCGATGTGCAGATGAATACCTGGGACATTATTTTCAACGAAGAGAACCTGTCCAAACTGGCCAGTTGCGGGGTCGGCTTCCTGGATGCGGCCAACGAGATTGTCCCCATCGCCTTGCATTACAAGGGGCTCGACCCCAATAGCCAGAAGCGTGAGGACTATCCGCAGGCCCAGGCGGCGATGCTGAAGATTCGCCCCTACATCAACTACTTCAGTTCATCGCGCTACGGCATGGACCTGGCCAACGGCGATGTCTGCGTAGCCGTGGGTTGGTCCGGCGGCGTGGCGTTGGCCAAGCAACTGGCCGATGCCGCTGGCAAGGGCGTCAAGGTCGCGATGGCGTTGCCCAAGGAGGGCGCGCCGGTGTGGTCGGACGTGATGATGGTGCCGAGCAATGCTCCGCATACAAAAGAAGCCTATGAGTTCATCAACTACATCCTGCGCCCGGACGTGATCGCCCGGATCAGCAACAGGATCGGATACCCCAATCCGAACAAGGATGCCACCGCGCTGGTGGATGCCGAGATACGCAACAATCCCGCCATGTACATACCGGACGAGGCACGCAAGACGCTGTTCCCCCTGGAGCCGATGCCGGCGTCAGTTGAACGGATTCGCACGCGCACCTGGACCACAATCAAGACTCATCAGTAA
- a CDS encoding substrate-binding periplasmic protein, with translation MTRFLTRSIRSAILGATALGATLALTSVQAAESQIWKDVQKAGVLRCGAAVAAPYVMRDAASAQYSGYFVDLCRDFGEKVLKVKVEFVDTVWDNQVAGLQSGKWDLSMALNQTPERALAVAFTVPATDYQISLLVNKDNPKLTGAGTAIADYDKAGVTIAVMSGSAADKAVSALIKQATIVRLPGSDETRLALMSKRADVLADASDTNHLFALANPDWSKEVMPKPAIAKQGVSFAIRRDVSPADLQVLNIYLSQRREAGEIDALVDKASAQVNAANKAQ, from the coding sequence ATGACTCGGTTCCTTACTCGCTCCATCCGCAGTGCAATTCTCGGTGCCACGGCCCTGGGTGCCACGCTCGCCCTGACGTCTGTCCAGGCCGCTGAATCCCAGATCTGGAAAGATGTGCAGAAAGCCGGTGTGCTGCGTTGCGGCGCGGCGGTGGCGGCGCCTTATGTGATGCGCGATGCCGCATCGGCCCAGTACAGCGGTTATTTCGTGGACCTGTGCCGTGACTTCGGCGAGAAGGTGCTCAAGGTCAAGGTCGAGTTCGTCGATACGGTCTGGGACAACCAGGTGGCAGGGTTGCAGAGCGGCAAGTGGGATTTGTCCATGGCCCTGAACCAGACGCCGGAACGCGCCTTGGCGGTGGCCTTCACCGTGCCGGCTACCGACTACCAGATCTCGCTGCTGGTCAACAAGGACAACCCCAAGCTGACCGGTGCCGGCACCGCGATTGCCGACTATGACAAGGCCGGCGTGACCATCGCCGTGATGTCCGGCAGTGCCGCGGACAAAGCGGTTTCGGCCCTGATCAAGCAAGCGACCATCGTGCGTCTGCCGGGTTCGGATGAAACCCGCCTGGCCCTGATGTCCAAGCGTGCCGATGTGCTGGCCGACGCCAGCGATACCAACCATCTGTTTGCCTTGGCCAACCCCGACTGGTCCAAGGAAGTCATGCCCAAGCCGGCCATTGCCAAGCAAGGGGTTTCCTTCGCTATCCGTCGCGACGTTTCACCCGCCGACCTCCAGGTGCTGAACATCTACCTGAGTCAGCGCCGCGAGGCGGGCGAGATCGATGCGCTGGTCGACAAGGCCTCCGCGCAGGTCAACGCCGCCAACAAAGCTCAGTAA
- a CDS encoding amino acid ABC transporter ATP-binding protein — protein sequence MNTPHLVAAQPQPAHANNAASVGDFIQLRGVCKSYGEQLVVMDNLNLNMRADDRLVIIGPSGSGKSSLLRVLMGLEGIQDGTIDFQGKPYICGSKRQGKPLDAALHTQIGMVFQHYTLFPHLSVLSNLTLAPMKVHGLSRAQATEKARAYLARLGLENKLNAYPSQLSGGQKQRVAIARALMLEPKLMLFDEVTSALDPEMVIEVQNVMLQLAEQKMAMIIVTHDMHFARHIATRVVFCANGKVVEQGPPEQIFTQPKEARTREFLEKVLHLD from the coding sequence ATGAACACTCCTCATCTGGTGGCTGCCCAGCCACAGCCGGCGCACGCCAATAATGCGGCTTCTGTCGGCGACTTCATCCAGCTTCGCGGTGTCTGCAAGTCCTACGGCGAGCAGCTTGTGGTAATGGACAACCTCAATCTGAACATGCGTGCCGACGACAGGCTGGTGATCATTGGCCCGAGCGGCAGCGGCAAGAGTTCGCTATTGCGGGTGTTGATGGGGTTGGAGGGGATCCAGGACGGCACCATCGATTTCCAGGGCAAGCCCTACATTTGCGGCAGCAAGCGCCAAGGCAAACCGTTGGACGCGGCCTTGCATACCCAGATTGGCATGGTCTTCCAGCACTACACCTTGTTCCCGCATCTGTCGGTATTGAGCAACCTGACCCTGGCGCCGATGAAGGTCCATGGCCTGTCCAGGGCCCAGGCCACCGAGAAGGCCCGCGCCTATCTCGCGCGTCTTGGCCTGGAAAACAAACTCAACGCCTATCCGAGCCAGTTGTCCGGTGGACAGAAACAGCGCGTGGCGATTGCCCGTGCGCTGATGCTCGAACCCAAGCTGATGTTGTTCGATGAAGTCACCTCGGCCCTCGATCCGGAAATGGTCATCGAAGTGCAGAACGTGATGCTGCAGCTGGCGGAGCAGAAGATGGCGATGATCATCGTCACTCACGACATGCATTTCGCCCGTCACATCGCGACCCGGGTGGTGTTCTGTGCCAACGGCAAGGTGGTGGAGCAGGGGCCGCCGGAGCAGATTTTCACCCAGCCCAAAGAAGCCCGTACCCGCGAATTCCTGGAAAAAGTCCTGCACCTGGACTGA